The window TTATAAAAAATGCACTGAATTTGATAGATTCAATGATCTTTCAACTCTTTCTAGATTTATCAAGTGAGAGCACACTCATAGTTGAAGCTTTCTTCATACATACAAATCCACCGCTTTCCCCATTCTCGAACCAACTCGTTTAAGCAACTTCGAATTTAAACATTGCAATGAATCGAACGAAAGAAATCAAAATTTTTCTTTCGTGGAAATTTCCCTCGATACACTACTATCAGAACATCTGTATAAAAACCCCTAAATTATCATAGAAAACATCGCATTTCGACTCCCAACGGAGATTTCCAACAATTAATTAGCGCATTTTGTATGAAAATAAGATAATAACCATTTATTTGTAATAATGCTTTTTTTATCTAGTCAATGAATAGCTAGGTGTGCTAACATTTACTTTAAAAATACAGAATTATCAAAAATATAACGTGATCTTTGCTTCAAATTCTTGCGAGAGTTGAGGTGCATTTGATGATGCAAGGAAAGCTATTTCAGCCAATTAAAATGTTAAAAATAGAGAATAGTAAAAAACTTCCATCTGTACAAGAGAATAGTGAGCCGCTCATACGAGTAGAGGAAGAGACTCCTAGAATTTTTGTAAAGCCGATTTATTATTTACAGCGTATACCACACAGTCTAAAATCGCTTTATTTGCGGGAGGGTGCATATGCGCGATTGAAACAAGCAGTCCGGCTTTTGCCTGAAAATTATAGCTTCATTTTGTATGACGGCTATCGCCCATTACAAGTGCAACAATTTTTGTTTACACAATTTTCGAAACAACTTAAGAAGCAATACCCCTTTTTTACGGAAGAAGAGATTGTAAAGGAGACCCGAAAGTTTGTAGCGTTTCCGAGCTTAGGTAACGAATATCTTGCACCACATCTCACAGGAGGCGCAATTGATTTAACACTAGGGGATTTGCATGGCAATGCGTTAGATCTTGGTACGGCATTTGATGAGCTCAACGAAAAATCAGCAACACGCTATTTCGAACAGCATACAGACGAAAATAACATAGCCTGCC of the Lysinibacillus fusiformis genome contains:
- a CDS encoding M15 family metallopeptidase, encoding MQGKLFQPIKMLKIENSKKLPSVQENSEPLIRVEEETPRIFVKPIYYLQRIPHSLKSLYLREGAYARLKQAVRLLPENYSFILYDGYRPLQVQQFLFTQFSKQLKKQYPFFTEEEIVKETRKFVAFPSLGNEYLAPHLTGGAIDLTLGDLHGNALDLGTAFDELNEKSATRYFEQHTDENNIACLHRRLLYNCMTMADFTNYAEEWWHYDFHNTAWARRVDAQHASYGAIEAKIQDYQVKEYRYL